DNA sequence from the Blastomonas fulva genome:
CCTTCGATGATGAGCATGTCGTGTTTCTCCGTGCGGAGCGATCGGTCCGCTGAGCGGCACAGTTACGATGCCGCTATCCGGCACGCAAGTCAGAGCTGGTGGTAGGTGCGATACCAGTCGACGAAGCGCGGGATGCCGGTATCGATCGAGGTGGTGGGCGCATAGCCCAGATCGGTCTGGATCGCGCTGATGTCGGCATAGGTTTCATGCACATCGCCCGGCTGCATCGGCAGCAGGTTGCGGATGGCGGGCTTGCCGCACGCGGCCTCGACAACGTCGATCATCCGGCCCAGCGGCTCGGGCTGGTTGTTGCCGATATTGTAAACTGCATGAGGTGAAATGCTCCCGCCAGGCTTGGCGGCGCCATCGTCGGCAGGCGGATGGTCGAGCACCGCGATCACGCCGGCGATGATGTCGTCGATATAGGTGAAATCGCGGCGCATATCACCATGGTTGTACACGTCGATCGGCTGGTCCTGCAGGATTGCCCTGGTGAATTTCCACAGCGCCATGTCCGGGCGGCCCCAGGGGCCATAGACAGTGAAGAACCTGAGCCCCGTCATCGGCAGTCGATAGAGATGCGCATAG
Encoded proteins:
- a CDS encoding NAD-dependent epimerase/dehydratase family protein — translated: MKVLVTGAAGFIGHALTRALMARGDEVIGIDNLNPYYDPALKHARVADLAGIATGAFDFLPLDFADYPGLVAALEGRAFDAIVHLGAQAGVRYSIDNPHAYVQSNLVGHLNILELARARGTGHCVYASSSSVYGNSTKSPFSVDTRVDHPVSLYAATKKADELMSETYAHLYRLPMTGLRFFTVYGPWGRPDMALWKFTRAILQDQPIDVYNHGDMRRDFTYIDDIIAGVIAVLDHPPADDGAAKPGGSISPHAVYNIGNNQPEPLGRMIDVVEAACGKPAIRNLLPMQPGDVHETYADISAIQTDLGYAPTTSIDTGIPRFVDWYRTYHQL